A single window of Macaca mulatta isolate MMU2019108-1 chromosome 17, T2T-MMU8v2.0, whole genome shotgun sequence DNA harbors:
- the PCID2 gene encoding PCI domain-containing protein 2 isoform X3, which produces MLFLVNQLFKIYFKINKLHLCKPLIRAIDSSNLKDDYSTAQRVTYKYYVGRKAMFDSDFKQAEEYLSFAFEHCHRSSQKNKRMILIYLLPVKMLLGHMPTVELLKKYHLMQFAEVTRAVSEGNLLLLHEALAKHEAFFIRCGIFLILEKLKIITYRNLFKKVYLLLKTHQLSLDAFLVALKFMQVEDVDIDEVQCILANLIYMGHIKGYISHQHQKLVVSKQNPFPPLSTVC; this is translated from the exons ATGCTGTTTCTGGTGAACCAGTTGTTCAAAATCTACTTCAAG ATCAACAAACTCCATTTATGTAAACCCCTAATTAGAGCAATTGACAGCTCAAACCTGAAAGACGATTACAGCACTGCACAGAGAGTAACATACAAATACTACGTTGGACGCAAGGCCATGTTTGACAGTGACTTTAAGCAAG CCGAGGAGTACCTGTCATTTGCCTTTGAGCATTGTCACCGTTCTagtcaaaagaacaaaaggaTGATTCTGATCTATTTGCTTCCAGTAAAAATGCTATTG GGTCACATGCCCACTGTGGAGCTCCTGAAAAAGTATCACCTGATGCAGTTTGCGGAAGTAACCAGAGCTGTGAG CGAGGGCAACCTGCTGCTGCTGCACGAGGCGCTGGCGAAGCACGAGGCCTTCTTCATTCGCTGTGGGATCTTCCTCATCCTGGAGAAGCTGAAGATCATCACCTACAGGAACCTCTTTAAGAAAGT GTATTTGTTACTGAAAACACACCAGCTGTCTCTGGATGCCTTTCTGGTCGCCTTGAAATTCATGCAGGTGGAGGACGTGGACATTGACGAAGTTCAGTGTATTCTGGCTAACTTGATATACATG GGCCACATCAAAGGCTATATATCGCATCAGCATCAGAAGCTGGTGGTCAGCAAGCAGAACCCATTTCCTCCGCTGTCCACGGTGTGCTGA